Part of the Pyrobaculum calidifontis JCM 11548 genome, GGGCTGGGGTGCCAGTTGCGCGGTTCCACAAGGGGCAACTGGCCGTGGCGTAAGAAGCCCGTGTAATAAATATAAACTGGTGGTTGAATCACGACGTGCCTTTCAAATTAGTCGAGGCAGAGGACTATGTACGCATACCTCCGAGCGAGTTTGGCAAGCCGCTTGAGGACATTGCCCTCGCCCAGCTGAAGGCCCGGTACGAAAACAGGGTTGTGCGCGAGGTGGGGTACGTCGTCGCTGTCCTCTCGGTTAAGGTCAAAAGAGAGGGCAAGATAATATTCGGCGACGGGGGGACTTACCACAAGGCCAGGTTTACCCTACTGGCCTTTGTGCCGCTGGACGGCGAAGTGGTGGAGGGAGTTGTGGAGAATGTGAGGGAGGTGGGCATGTTGGTCCGCATAGGGCCCATCGTCGGGTTTATAAACAAGATCCACGTCATGGATGAGCCGAATATTTTCTTTGACGCGAGCACCAAGAGCTACATAGGCGAGCGCACTAGGCGGAGGGTGTCTGTAGGCGACATAGTGAGGGCGCGCATCACGGGGGTGAGCTTTACAACGCCGCGCGAGGGGACAGACCTCCTCCTCCGCGTCACAATGACCATGAGGATGCCCGGGCTTGGGAAACTAGAGTGGATTAAGGAGAGAGAGAAGAAGGCGGCCCCGGCCAAGAAGGCATGAGCGCGCGGAAGAAGACACTCTCGGGGTACAAGGCCTGTAGACACTGTAAGTACGTCGTGCCTGAGGACGCTAAACAATGTCCCAACTGCGGCTCGGAGGAGTTTACCTACAAGTGGAGGGGGATGATCGCCGTGTTAGACCCCGCCAAGTCGTGTATCGCCAAGCGGCTCGGCATAGACAAGCCGGGCGTCTACGCGCTTGAGCTCGTCGAGGAGTAGCACTTCAAGACTCGCCCGACCACCGCGAACAGCGCCCTCCTATATGCCTCCAGCTCTCCCAGCAAAGCGTCGTACTCCACAGGCGCCGCATGGAACTCCTCGCCTAGCACCTCCGCGGCCACGGCCCTCAAGGCGCCCCGGGTAAGCTTGTCGTAGAGCTCGAGCAGGCGCCGCAGGCGCGACTCAAAGACGTAGTAGTCGTTGGCCAAGG contains:
- the spt4 gene encoding transcription elongation factor subunit Spt4, whose protein sequence is MSARKKTLSGYKACRHCKYVVPEDAKQCPNCGSEEFTYKWRGMIAVLDPAKSCIAKRLGIDKPGVYALELVEE
- a CDS encoding DNA-directed RNA polymerase; this encodes MPFKLVEAEDYVRIPPSEFGKPLEDIALAQLKARYENRVVREVGYVVAVLSVKVKREGKIIFGDGGTYHKARFTLLAFVPLDGEVVEGVVENVREVGMLVRIGPIVGFINKIHVMDEPNIFFDASTKSYIGERTRRRVSVGDIVRARITGVSFTTPREGTDLLLRVTMTMRMPGLGKLEWIKEREKKAAPAKKA